In Cynocephalus volans isolate mCynVol1 chromosome 3, mCynVol1.pri, whole genome shotgun sequence, one DNA window encodes the following:
- the TTC5 gene encoding tetratricopeptide repeat protein 5, which yields MMAEEEEEVKRILQKLQELVDQLYSFRDCYFETHSVENAGRKQQDVREEMEKTLQQMKEVVGSAQGEAQVLMLTGKALNVTPDYSPKAEELLSKAVKLDPKLVEAWNQLGEVYWKKGDVAAARTCFSGALTHCKNKVSLQNLSMVLRQLRADTGDEHSHHVMDSVRQAKLAVQMDVHDGHSWYILGNAYLSLYFNTGQNPKISQQALSAYAQAEKVDRKASSNPDLHLNRATLHKYEENYGEALDGFSWAAALDPAWPEPQQREQQLLGFLDRLTSLLESKGKVKTKKLQSMLGSLRPAHLGPCGDGHYQSASGQKVTLELKPLSALQPGVNSGAVVLGKVVFSLTTEEKVPFTFGLVDSDGPCYAVMVYNMVQSWGVLIGDSVAIPEPRLRLHQIQHKGKDYSFSSVRVETPLLLVVNGKPQGSSSQAAATVASRPQCE from the exons ATGATggctgaggaagaggaggaagtcaAGAGGATCTTGCAGAAATTGCAG GAACTGGTTGATCAGCTGTATTCATTTCGAGACTGCTATTTTGAGACACACAGTGTTGAGAATGCTGGGAGAAAGCAGCAGGATGTGCGGGAGGAGATGGAGAAGACCTTGCAGCAGATGAAGGAAGTAGTGG GTTCTGCCCAGGGTGAGGCACAGGTTCTAATGCTAACTGGGAAAGCACTGAATGTGACTCCCGACTACAGCCCTAAGGCTGAGGAGCTTCTATCAAAGGCTGTGAAGCTGGATCCCAAGCTAGTGGAAGCTTGGAACCAGCTGGGTGAGGTGTACTGGAAGAAAGGGGATGTTGCTGCTGCTCGCACCTGCTTCTCAGGAGCCCTCACCCAT TGCAAGAACAAAGTCTCCCTGCAAAATCTGTCAATGGTGCTTCGGCAACTACGGGCTGACACTGGAGATGAACATTCTCATCATGTCATGGACAGTGTCCGGCAGGCTAAGTTGGCTGTGCAAATGGACGTCCATGATGGCCACTCTTGGT ATATTCTGGGGAATGCATACCTTTCTCTTTACTTCAATACGGGCCAGAACCCTAAGATCTCCCAGCAAGCCCTTAGTGCCTATGCCCAAGCA GAGAAGGTTGACAGGAAAGCTTCCAGCAATCCTGACCTTCATCTAAACAGGGCAACG TTACATAAATATGAAGAGAATTATGGGGAGGCCCTGGATGGCTTCTCTTGGGCTGCAGCACTGGACCCTGCCTGGCCAGAGCCACAGCAACGAGAGCAACAACTCCTGGGATTCCTGGATAGATTAACCAGCCTCCTGGAGAGCAAG GGAAAGGTAAAAACCAAAAAGCTGCAAAGCATGTTGGGAAGCTTGCGTCCAGCCCATCTAGGCCCTTGTGGTGATGGGCACTATCAGTCAGCCTCAGGGCAGAAGGTGACGCTGGAGCTCAAGCCACTGAGTGCGCTACAGCCGGGTGTGAACAGTGGTGCCGTGGTCCTGGGAAAGGTGGTGTTTAGCCTTACCACAGAGGAGAAAGTCCCCTT TACATTTGGTCTGGTAGATTCAGATGGACCTTGCTATGCAGTGATGGTGTATAATATGGTGCAGAGCTGGGGAGTGCTCATTGGGGATTCTGTAGCCATCCCTGAGCCCAGACTTCGGCTTCACCAAATTCAGCACAAGGGAAAG GACTATTCCTTTTCCAGTGTTCGTGTGGAGACGCCCCTCCTGCTAGTAGTGAATGGGAAGCCTCAGGGCTCCAGCAGCCAGGCTGCTGCCACAGTAGCATCGCGGCCGCAGTGTGAATGA
- the CCNB1IP1 gene encoding E3 ubiquitin-protein ligase CCNB1IP1: MSLCEDMLLCNYRKCRIKLSGYAWVTACSHIFCDQHGSGEFSRSPAICPACSSTLSGKLDIVRTELSPSEEYKAMVLAGLRPEIVLDISSRALAFWTYQVHQERLYQEYNFSKAEGHLKQMEKIYTQQIQSKDVELTSMKGEVTSMKKVLEEYKKKFSDISEKLMERNRQYQKLQGLYDSLRLRNITITNQESTLEPSMITQAGVFGFPSGNNSKFPLDDTPVRNRGGGDGDFQFRPFFSGSPTAPEPSNNFFSFASPSHELEQQQVSSRAFKVKRI; encoded by the exons ATGTCTTTGTGTGAAGATATGTTGCTTTGTAATTATCGAAAGTGTCGCATCAAACTCTCTGGTTATGCATGGGTCACTGCCTGCTCTCACATTTTCTGTGATCAGCATGGCAGTGGTGAGTTTAGTCGTTCACCAGCAATCTGCCCTGCCTGCAGCAGTACTCTTTCCGGAAAGCTAGATATTGTCCGCACAGAACTCAGTCCTTCAGAGGAATATAAAGCTATGGTATTGGCAGGACTGCGACCAGAAATTGTGTTGGACATTAGCTCCCGAGCACTGGCCTTCTGGACGTATCAG GTACATCAGGAGCGTCTCTATCAAGAATACAATTTCAGCAAGGCTGAGGGCCATTTGAAACAGATGGAGAAGATATATACTCAGCAAATACAGAGCAAAGATGTAGAATTGACCTCTATGAAAGGGGAGGTCACCTCCATGAAGAAAGTGCTCGAAGAATACAAGAAAAAGTTCAGTGACATCTCTGAGAAGCTTATGGAGCGCAATCGCCAGTATCAAAAGCTCCAAGGCCTCTATGATAGCCTCAGACTACGAAACATCACTATTACTAACCAAGAAAGCACCCTTGAACCATCCATGATCACACAGGCTGGTGTTTTTGGCTTCCCATCAG gcAACAATTCCAAGTTTCCTTTGGATGATACACCAGTTCGAAATCGGGGTGGTGGAGACGGAGATTTTCAGTTCAGACCATTTTTTTCGGGTTCTCCCACAGCACCCGAACCTAGCAATAACTTTTTTAGTTTTGCTTCTCCAAGTCATGAATTAGAGCAGCAGCAAGTCTCTAGCAGGGCCTTCAAAGTAAAAAGAATTTAG